The Thermomicrobiales bacterium DNA window TGACCCCTCCTACATCGAGCGCGTGACGCGAGCTGTGTTTGTGAGTCGGCTTTGCAGGATGATGACGATGAGCAGGAAGAGTCCACGGATGCCTTCTTTGGGCAACGGGGCGGCCAATCTCTCTTACCGCACTGTGAATTCAGTCTGCAATCGACACTGGTTCCATCTCTCACTTGATTGATCGCGAGTAGTTGGGGCGGCGACCGGCGAACGCAGATCGATTCGCTCGTCTTGCTGCCGAAGACGCCACAAACGATTACCAGCCCAATCCCGCTCGAACGCGAGCTGGACTCGGTCCGTCTTCGAGGCTATTCCGTCGATGACGAGGAAATCGAGACAGGCGCCCGGTGTGTCGGGGCGCCTGTTTTCGATCATACCGGAGCATGTGTCGGGGCGATCAGTGTTTCCGGTCCGACCATCCGAATGACCGAGGACCGGATTCCACGCATCGCCCCGGGCGTGCGCCGGGCTGCCGCCGCAATAAGTGAGCGGCTGGGGTATCGCTCCTGAATAACGACGGTCCGATTCCGAGCCCAATTTTCAGCATAAGTCGCCCGGGACGCACGCATCGAATCGATGGCAATATGTGAAGCCTTCGTCGCACTCACAGGCGCCTGCATCGCAGTGTTCGTTTTGCGCGCACTGGATTCCACAGCCGCCACAGTTGAATCGATCGGTCGAATAGAGCGCGCTATCGACGCAAATTCCGTTGCAGTAGACGTACCCAGCAGGGGCTTGCTCCCAGCAAAGATCGCGGCAATAGCAGTTGACACTGTCGAACCGGAGCTCAAATCCTGGACCGCATTGCAGATCGGGGCATGCATGCACGCACGCACATGTGTCCCAGTTGCGCACTTCGAGGCCGACGCAGAGTGAATGGCAGCTCCCGCCGCAAGCTTGCAAATCGGATTCGATGCAGGTGCACACTCCGTAGTTGGTGCATTCCTGACCTTCCGGGCAGCAATATGTAGAATCTCCCTCTCCGCACGTGAGCATTCCATCGTCGCAGACGCACGCGCACTGCGCCTCATCCCACCGTGTGGACAATGGACATGACGGCGCAGGACCGTCGGGTGACCCAGAGCAGGTCGACGATCCGCCGGACGATGTTGCGGTTGCCGCGACAGTCGCTCCGGCGTCCCTCTAAGTGGTCGCGTTGCCGTCTCCCTTTACAAGATCGAAACCACGCCAGTAGCCCAGCTCACCAGTCTCGAGGTCACCGAAACTCCCCGCAACATCCCCCACGCATGTGGAAAGCGGGAAGGCTCCCACGCCATGAAGAATCATCGGGCGCGCATCGGGACGCTCGATCCGCAGGTCGATTGCGTTGCCTCGCACGGTTCCAATGAGGTCGAGCGGCTTGCCCAACTCGGGCTCATAGCGACCATTCTCGAAGCGCCAATCGTTCTGCAGATCAAAACTGACCCGACCACGCGCGACCGCTCCCGCGTTGTCACCGGTGGCGACGGCCGCTTCGATTTCGAACGCACATTCCGTGGGAAGATCGCCTTGTGCCGCACCCGGTTGCCCGCGCATAAGCCCAGCGAGGATCAATCCCAGGCCACCCATGCCTGCAGCCTTCGTCATGTCGCGGCGAGAGCTGCGCCTCGCAAGTTCTTTCGACCATCGTTCGAGTGTTTTCGATTCCATAGAGTTTCTCCATATATTTGCTGCTCACGCTTGTAGTCCGAGCATTTCGCACGTGAACACGTGAATTTGCCGGCGGAGCTCAGTCCGCCTTTGGCCTCTAGCAACTATCGCCGGGAATGCATGCTCCAAAATTCTGACACCAGATGTGACCCTCTTGACATTCGCATTCGGCGTATCGGCAGACAGCATTCTGGGGGCAGACATTTCCACACGAGCCGCAGTTGTTCGGATCGGATGGGAACGTCAGGCTGTCAAGGCACATGTCATTGCAGAACACCCAGCTTGGCCCCATGGCTTCTTCACACAGGTCCTGGCAAACGCATTGGCCATTCGAACGGCGCAGTTCCTGTCCCGGGGCGCAGGAATACCCGGCACAGGGGTCCTCGCAGTTGCAGGTCTCCGGATTGCGGAATGTAATTCCAGTGCAGGGACTAAAGCACTCGCCGCCGCACCTCTCGTCTCCAGGTGTTCGGCACACGCACTCACCCGATGCACCGCAGATCGTTCCCTCGGGGCAACAGGTGTCGCCGCACTCTGCCAGTCCGAATTGGCAGACACAGGCACACGCAGCTTCGTCCCACATCCACTCGTCTGGACACGAGAGCGGCTCGCCACAGGCCGAGCCGAGCGCCGTTCCGGCAGGCGTTGCCACGATAGCGCCTTCACCGGCAGGTTTTGAATCCTCAGACGCTCGTCCTATGAATCGGCCCGTCCAAATTCCCAATTCGCCAGACTTCGTGTCGGCGAAGGTGCCATCGACCGCCCCAGCGCACTGCTCGATTGGCATTCTGCCAATGCCGGCGAAGACCGTCGGAGCATCGCCACCCGCTCCGGCGCGAAGCGACAGGGAGTGTCCCAATTGTTCGCCAACTACTTCGATGGCATTGCCGCCCTGAGCATGAAGGACACCACTCTCGATCGACCCATCGGA harbors:
- a CDS encoding IclR family transcriptional regulator C-terminal domain-containing protein, with the translated sequence MIASSWGGDRRTQIDSLVLLPKTPQTITSPIPLERELDSVRLRGYSVDDEEIETGARCVGAPVFDHTGACVGAISVSGPTIRMTEDRIPRIAPGVRRAAAAISERLGYRS